The Seleniivibrio woodruffii region AATTTTTCGTATACGCTCATTTGCAGCCCCCGATAAATTTTGCTATGGATTCAAACAGGAAATAACCGTCTCTGGTCTCCATAACACCCTCCGCACACCTTTCGGGGTGGGGCATCATACCCAGAACGTTGCCCTGCTTGTTAACTATTCCCGCAATGTTGCCCAGTGAGCCGTTGGGGTTTGAATCGTCCTCTGCCGTGCCGTTGTCATCGCAGTAACGGAAAACAACCTGTCTGTTGTCCTCCAGCGATTTAAGGCCGTCGGCATCTATATAGTAATTACCCTCCGCATGGGCAATGGGGATACGCACAACTTCGCCAGCCGCATAAAGGTTGGTGAAGGGGGTGTCCGTATTGTCTACACGCAGGTTTACATATTCGCATTTGAATTTCAGGCTTCTGTTGCGCAGGAGTGCGCCGGGAAGAAGACCCGATTCTGTGAGCACCTGAAATCCGTTGCAGATTCCAAGCACATGACCGCCGTTTCCGGCGAAATTG contains the following coding sequences:
- the purQ gene encoding phosphoribosylformylglycinamidine synthase subunit PurQ — its product is MKAGVVVFPGSNCDHDCYHVLKHVIGADTVFLWHKDTDLQGVDLVVFPGGFSYGDYLRCGAIAKFSPIVNEVINFAGNGGHVLGICNGFQVLTESGLLPGALLRNRSLKFKCEYVNLRVDNTDTPFTNLYAAGEVVRIPIAHAEGNYYIDADGLKSLEDNRQVVFRYCDDNGTAEDDSNPNGSLGNIAGIVNKQGNVLGMMPHPERCAEGVMETRDGYFLFESIAKFIGGCK